The following coding sequences are from one Perognathus longimembris pacificus isolate PPM17 chromosome 13, ASM2315922v1, whole genome shotgun sequence window:
- the Mrpl21 gene encoding 39S ribosomal protein L21, mitochondrial isoform X1, with product MAAAAVASALTGALGQLARACGRGVGAPWQPGAGSLWSVARRISSQSAPSPSGYVPKTSLSSPPWPEVVLPDPEEETRYHTEVVRKVNELIAAGQHGRLFAVVHFASHQWKVTSEDLILIENKLDVQCGERIRLEKVLLVGADDFTLLGKPLLSKDLVRVEATVIEKTESWPKVNMKFRKRKNFRKKHINVNPQTVLRINSIEIAPRLL from the exons ATGGCGGCGGCCGCGGTGGCTTCGGCGCTGACGGGCGCCTTGGGGCAACTGGCGCGCGCGTGCGGCCGCGGCGTCGGGGCTCCTTGGCAGCCCGGGGCGG GCTCCCTCTGGTCCGTTGCTCGAAGGATCAGCTCGCAGAGCGCCCCGTCTCCATCTGG GTACGTCCCCAAAACCTCCCTGAGCTCCCCACCGTGGCCGGAAGTCGTCCTGCCAGACCCCGAGGAGGAGACCAGGTACCACACAG agGTCGTGAGGAAGGTGAACGAGCTGATCGCCGCGGGCCAGCACGGCCGGCTCTTCGCCGTGGTGCACTTTGCCAGCCACCAGTGGAAGGTGACCTCGGAGGACCTGATCCTCATCGAGAACAAGCTGGACGTCCAGTGCGGGGAGAGGATTCGCCTCGAGAAG GTCCTGCTGGTCGGGGCAGATGACTTCACGCTCCTCGGCAAGCCGCTGCTCAG TAAGGATCTGGTTCGGGTGGAAGCCACAGTCATTGAGAAGACAGAGTCGTGGCCAAAAGTCAACATGAAGTTTAGAAAGAGGAAAAACTTCAGGAAGAAGCACA
- the Ighmbp2 gene encoding DNA-binding protein SMUBP-2: protein MASAAVEDFVAKQLSLLGLERDAEVQERRAWQENSSLKELQSRGVCLLKLQVASQRTGLYGQLLVTFEPGRCGSVPGLPSNSFTSGDIVGLYSTGNQDGQLATGVLTRVTPRSVTVAFDESQDFQLNLDPEASYRLLKLANDVTYKRLKNALLSLKKHHSGPASSLIEVLFGGAAPSPASEIPPLTFYNPELDASQKEAVSFALAQKEIAIIHGPPGTGKTTTVVEIILQAVKQGSKVLCCAPSNVAVDNLVERLARRRLRVLRLGHPARLLESVQQHCLDAVLARSDGAQVVADIRRDMDQVLLKNKKTQDKREKHNFRHEMKLLRKELKEREEAAMVESLTAASVVLATNTGASPDGPLKLLPEGHFDLVVIDECAQALEASCWIPLLKASKCVLAGDHRQLPPTTVSHKAALAGLSLSLMERLAQELGPAVVRMLTVQYRMHQAVMRWASEAMYRGQLTAHPSVAGHLLRDLPGVADTEETSVPLLLVDTAGCGLFELEEDDSQSRGNPGEVRLVSLHVQALVDAGVQAGDIAVIAPYNLQVDLLRQSLTHRHPALEVKSVDGFQGREKEAVVLSFVRSNRRGEVGFLAEDRRINVAVTRARRHVAVICDSHTVSSHAFLRTLVDYFVEHGAVRTAFEYLEDIVPENYAHEGSRGPGRAAAPRPGSPTLLGRPPSRREARAAPRRAPGTPGARPPRPRGDEGRPGGPERLRAAIASFLAGEETRLQFPASLSAHDRLRVHRLAEELGLRHDSAGEGAARRVTVSKRAPAPPPPPPRDEPRDEPQREQGSQEQPATEEPPEEKEQPATEEPPEEKEQPEKKEQPAKEEPPEKKEQPAKEEPPEKKEQPAKEEPPEKKEQPAKEEPPEKKEQPAKEEPPEKKEQPEKKEQPAKEEQPEKEQPARKEQPQRPPQSRKKKKKEAKGPGGPALPAEEDLDALLSAVTKADNTCSFAKCAAGLATLGQLCQHCGRRYCLSHHLPEVHGCGEKARAHARQRLRREGLPGAGGGAKARPLDPARRAQLQRRLDARLGELSGQRSSKKKEKERGT, encoded by the exons ATGGCCTCGGCGGCGGTGGAGGACTTCGTGGCCAAGCAGCTGTCCCTGCTGGGCCTCGAGAGGGACGCGGAGGTGCAGGAGCGCAG GGCCTGGCAGGAGAACAGCTCCCTGAAAGAGCTCCAGAGCCGGGGTGTGTGTCTGCTGAAGCTGCAGGTGGCCAGCCAGCGCACAGGGCTGTACGGACAGCTTCTGGTCACCTTCGAGCCCGGGCGGTGTGGGTCTGTGCCAGGCCTTCCCagcaacagcttcacttccg GTGATATCGTGGGTCTGTATAGCACTGGGAACCAGGATGGTCAGCTGGCCACCGGCGTCCTGACCCGTGTCACCCCGAGGTCGGTCACCGTGGCCTTTGACGAGTCTCAGGACTTCCAGTTGAACCTGGACCCAGAAGCTTCCTACAGACTGCTAAAGCTTGCCAACGATGTCACTTACAAGCGACTCAAGAA TGCGCTGCTCTCTCTGAAGAAGCACCACTCTGGGCCCGCGTCCTCGCTCATCGAGGTTCTGTTCGGCGGAGCTGCCCCCAGTCCTGCCAGTGAAATAC CCCCGCTGACGTTCTACAACCCCGAGCTGGATGCCTCCCAGAAGGAAGCCGTTTCCTTTGCGTTGGCCCAGAAAGAAATTGCCATCATCCACGGACCTCCTGGCACCGGGAAGACCACCACCGTGGTGGAAATAATCCTCCAAGCCGTGAAGCAGGGCTCCAAG GTCCTGTGCTGCGCGCCCTCCAACGTGGCCGTGGACAACCTGGTGGAGCGGCTGGCGCGCCGGAGGCTGCGCGTCCTGCGCCTCGGCCACCCCGCCCGCCTCCTGGAGTCCGTCCAGCAGCACTGCCTGGACGCCGTGCTGGCGCGCAGCGACGGCGCCCAGGTCGTCGCCGACATCAGGAGGGACATGGACCAGGTCCTC CTGAAGAACAAAAAGACCCAGGATAAGAGGGAGAAACACAACTTCCGCCATGAGATGAAGCTGTTGAGGAAAGAgctgaaggaaagggaagaagcagCCATGGTGGAGAGCCTTACCGCAGCCAGCGTGGTGCTAGCAACCAACACCG GCGCGTCTCCCGACGGGCCCCTGAAGCTGCTGCCCGAGGGCCACTTTGACCTGGTGGTCATTGACGAGtgcgcccaggccctggaggCCAGCTGCTGGATCCCCCTGCTGAAGGCCAGCAAGTGCGTCCTGGCGGGCGACCACCGGCAGCTGCCGCCCACCACGGTCTCCCACAA GGCGGCGCTGGCGGGGCTGTCGCTCAGCCTGATGGAGCGCCTGGCCCAGGAGCTCGGCCCGGCGGTGGTGCGGATGCTCACCGTGCAGTACCGCATGCACCAGGCCGTCATGCGCTGGGCCTCGGAAGCCATGTACCGCGGGCAGCTCACGGCCCACCCCTCGGTGGCGGGACACCTCCTGAG GGACCTGCCCGGCGTGGCGGACACGGAGGAGACCAGCGTCCCCCTGCTGCTGGTGGACACTGCCGGCTGCGGCCTGTTTGAGCTGGAGGAGGACGACAGCCAGTCCCGGGGGAACCCGG GTGAGGTCCGCCTCGTCTCGTTGCACGTCCAGGCTCTGGTGGACGCCGGTGTCCAGGCAGGAGACATCGCGGTCATCGCACCCTACAACCTTCAG GTGGACCTGCTCCGACAGAGCCTCACGCACCGGCACCCCGCGCTGGAGGTCAAGTCCGTGGACGGCTTCCAGGGCCGCGAGAAGGAGGCCGTGGTCCTCTCCTTCGTCAGGTCCAACCGGAGAG GCGAGGTCGGCTTCCTGGCGGAGGACCGGCGCATCAACGTGGCCGTCACCCGCGCCCGGCGCCACGTGGCCGTCATCTGCGACTCGCACACCGTGAGCAGCCACGCCTTCCTCAGGACCCTGGTGGATTACTTCGTGGAGCACGGGGCGGTGCGCACGGCCTTCGAGTACCTGGAGGACATCGTCCCCGAGAACTACGCCCACGAGGGCTCGCGGGGTCCCGgccgcgccgccgccccccggcccgGGAGCCCCACGCTCCTCGGCAGGCCCCCGAGCCGCCGCGAGGCCCGGGCTGCGCCCCGGCGGGCGCCCGGGACGCCCGGCGCGaggcccccgcggccccgcggTGACGAGGGGCGTCCGGGCGGCCCCGAGCGCCTGCGGGCCGCCATCGCCTCGTTCCTGGCCGGCGAGGAGACGCGGCTGCAGTTCCCCGCGTCGCTCAGCGCCCACGACAGGCTGCGCGTCCACCGGCTGGCCGAGGAGCTGGGGCTGCGGCACGACAGCGCGGGGgagggcgcggcgcggcgcgtcACCGTGAGCAAgagggcccccgccccgccgcccccgccgccccgggatGAGCCCCGGGATGAGCCCCAGCGGGAGCAGGGCAGCCAGGAGCAGCCAGCCACGGAGGAGCCGCCGGAGGAGAAGGAGCAGCCAGCCACGGAGGAGCCGCCGGAGGAGAAGGAGCAGCCAGAGAAGAAGGAGCAGCCAGCCAAGGAGGAGCCGCCGGAGAAGAAGGAGCAGCCAGCCAAGGAGGAGCCGCCCGAGAAGAAGGAGCAGCCAGCCAAGGAGGAGCCGCCCGAGAAGAAGGAGCAGCCAGCCAAGGAGGAGCCGCCCGAGAAGAAGGAGCAGCCAGCCAAGGAGGAGCCGCCCGAGAAGAAGGAGCAGCCAGAGAAGAAGGAGCAGCCAGCCAAGGAGGAGCAGCCAGAGAAGGAGCAGCCAGCCAGGAAGGAGCAGCCCCAGAGACCTCCGCagagcaggaagaagaagaagaaggaggcaaAGG GACCCGggggcccggccctgcccgccgAGGAGGACCTGGACGCCCTGCTGTCCGCCGTGACCAAGGCCGACAACACCTGCAGCTTTGCCAAGTGTGCGGCCGGCCTCGCGACCCTGGGCCAGCTCTGCCAGCACTGCGGCCGCCGCTACTGCCTCAGCCACCACCTGCCCGAG GTCCACGGCTGCGGCGAGAAGGCCCGGGCACACGCCCGCCAGAGGCTCCGCCGGGAGGGGCTCCCCGGTGCGGGCGGCGGGGCCAAGGCCCGGCCCCTGGACCCCGCCAGGAGGGCCCAGCTCCAGAGGAGGCTGGACGCGAGGCTGGGCGAGCTCAGCGGTCAGAGGAGCagcaagaagaaggagaaggagagggggacgTGA